In the genome of Pseudomonas sp. P5_109, one region contains:
- the epd gene encoding erythrose-4-phosphate dehydrogenase, whose translation MPQPRPYKVALNGYGRIGRCVLRALFERGEKAGFEIVAINDLADMASIEYLTRFDSTHGRFPGEVKVDGDCLHINGDCVKVLRSATPEGIDWASLGVDLVLECSGAYNTREDGQRFLDAGAPRVLFSQPMASETDVDATIVYGVNQDCLTGDELLVSNASCTTNCGVPLLRLLNQAIGLDYVSITTIHSAMNDQPVIDAYHHEDLRRTRSAFQSVIPVSTGLARGIERLLPELAGRIQAKAVRVPTVNVSCLDITMQTATATDATEVNRILREAATSGPLKGLLAYTELPHASCDFNHDPHSAIVDASQTRVSGPRLVNILAWFDNEWGFANRMLDVAEHYLQTATSKKPAL comes from the coding sequence ATGCCTCAACCGCGTCCCTACAAAGTTGCACTCAACGGCTACGGCCGGATTGGTCGTTGCGTCTTGCGTGCGTTGTTCGAGCGAGGCGAAAAGGCCGGGTTTGAAATTGTCGCGATCAATGATCTGGCAGACATGGCCAGCATCGAATACCTGACACGCTTCGACTCCACTCACGGGCGTTTTCCCGGCGAAGTGAAAGTCGACGGCGATTGTCTGCATATTAATGGCGACTGCGTGAAGGTCCTGCGCAGTGCCACCCCCGAAGGCATCGATTGGGCGTCCCTGGGCGTCGATCTGGTGCTGGAGTGCTCCGGCGCTTATAACACTCGCGAAGACGGCCAGCGTTTCCTCGACGCTGGCGCCCCGCGCGTGCTGTTTTCCCAGCCGATGGCCAGCGAGACCGATGTTGACGCCACCATCGTCTACGGCGTGAACCAGGATTGCCTGACCGGCGACGAACTGCTGGTGTCCAACGCGTCCTGCACCACCAACTGCGGCGTGCCGCTGCTGCGCCTGCTGAATCAGGCCATAGGCCTGGACTACGTGTCGATCACCACCATTCACTCGGCGATGAACGATCAGCCGGTCATCGATGCCTATCACCATGAAGACTTGCGCCGCACCCGTTCGGCGTTCCAGTCGGTGATTCCGGTGTCCACCGGCCTGGCGCGTGGTATCGAGCGCCTGTTGCCGGAACTTGCCGGACGAATTCAGGCCAAAGCCGTGCGGGTGCCGACGGTCAACGTGTCCTGCCTCGATATCACGATGCAGACCGCCACCGCGACCGACGCCACCGAGGTCAACCGGATCCTGCGCGAAGCCGCCACCAGCGGCCCGCTCAAAGGCCTGCTGGCCTATACCGAGTTGCCTCACGCAAGCTGTGATTTCAACCATGACCCACATTCGGCGATCGTCGATGCCAGTCAGACCCGCGTTTCCGGCCCACGGCTGGTGAACATCCTGGCCTGGTTCGACAACGAATGGGGTTTTGCCAACCGAATGCTGGACGTTGCAGAACACTATCTGCAAACAGCGACTTCAAAAAAACCTGCTCTCTAA
- the tkt gene encoding transketolase: MPSRRERANAIRALSMDAVQKANSGHPGAPMGMADIAEVLWRDYLKHNPSNPSFADRDRFVLSNGHGSMLIYSLLHLTGYDLSIDDLKQFRQLHSRTPGHPELGYTPGVETTTGPLGQGLANAVGFALAEKVMAAQFNRPGHNIVDHHTYVFLGDGCMMEGISHEVASLAGTLGLGKLIAFYDDNGISIDGEVEGWFTDDTPKRFESYNWQVIRNVDGHDPEEIKTAIETARKSAQPTLICCKTTIGFGSPNKQGKEDCHGAPLGDAEIALTRAALKWNHGPFEIPADIYAEWDAKEAGKAVEAEWDQRFAAYSAAFPTEANELIRRLSGELPADFSEKASAYIAEVAAKGETIASRKASQNALNAFGPLLPEFLGGSADLAGSNLTLWKGCKGVTAEDASGNYMYYGVREFGMTAIMNGVALHGGLVPYGATFLMFMEYARNAVRMSALMKQRVIHVYTHDSIGLGEDGPTHQPIEQLASLRCTPNLDTWRPADAVESAVSWKYALERKDGPSALIFSRQNLQHQTRDAGQIADISRGGYVLKDCAGEPELILIATGSEVGLAVQAFDKLTEQGRKVRVVSMPCTSVFDAQDAGYKQAVLPLQVSARIAIEASHADYWYKYVGLEGRVIGMTTYGESAPAPALFEEFGFTLENILGQAEELLED, encoded by the coding sequence ATGCCTAGCCGTCGTGAGCGTGCCAACGCCATTCGTGCCCTCAGCATGGATGCCGTGCAAAAAGCCAACAGCGGCCATCCCGGTGCCCCAATGGGTATGGCGGATATCGCCGAGGTACTTTGGCGCGACTACCTCAAGCACAACCCGAGCAATCCATCGTTCGCCGACCGCGACCGCTTCGTGCTGTCCAACGGGCACGGCTCGATGTTGATCTACTCGCTGCTGCACCTGACCGGCTACGACCTGTCGATCGATGACCTGAAGCAGTTCCGTCAACTGCACAGCCGCACTCCGGGTCACCCGGAATTGGGCTACACCCCGGGCGTAGAAACCACCACCGGTCCACTGGGCCAGGGCCTGGCCAACGCCGTGGGCTTTGCCCTGGCTGAAAAAGTCATGGCGGCGCAATTCAACCGTCCTGGTCACAACATCGTCGATCACCACACCTACGTGTTCCTGGGTGATGGCTGCATGATGGAAGGCATTTCCCACGAAGTCGCTTCCCTGGCCGGTACCCTGGGCCTGGGCAAACTGATCGCCTTCTATGATGACAACGGCATCTCCATCGATGGCGAAGTCGAAGGCTGGTTCACCGACGACACGCCGAAGCGTTTCGAGTCCTACAACTGGCAAGTGATCCGCAACGTTGACGGTCACGACCCGGAAGAGATCAAGACTGCGATCGAGACCGCCCGCAAGAGCGCGCAGCCAACCCTGATCTGCTGCAAGACCACCATCGGCTTCGGTTCGCCGAACAAGCAAGGCAAGGAAGATTGCCACGGCGCCCCGCTGGGTGATGCGGAAATCGCCTTGACCCGCGCAGCGCTGAAGTGGAACCACGGTCCGTTCGAAATCCCGGCCGATATCTACGCCGAGTGGGACGCCAAGGAAGCCGGTAAAGCTGTCGAAGCCGAGTGGGACCAGCGTTTCGCTGCCTACTCCGCCGCGTTCCCGACCGAAGCCAACGAACTGATTCGTCGTCTGAGCGGTGAACTGCCGGCAGACTTCAGCGAAAAAGCTTCGGCCTACATCGCCGAAGTGGCTGCCAAGGGCGAAACCATTGCCAGCCGTAAAGCCAGCCAGAACGCCCTGAACGCGTTCGGCCCGCTGCTGCCCGAGTTCCTCGGCGGTTCGGCTGACCTGGCCGGTTCCAACCTGACCCTGTGGAAAGGCTGCAAAGGCGTCACCGCCGAAGATGCCAGCGGCAACTACATGTACTACGGCGTGCGCGAGTTCGGCATGACCGCGATCATGAACGGCGTTGCCCTGCACGGTGGCCTGGTGCCTTACGGCGCGACCTTCCTGATGTTCATGGAATACGCGCGCAACGCGGTACGCATGTCGGCCCTGATGAAGCAGCGTGTGATCCACGTCTACACCCACGACTCCATCGGTCTGGGCGAAGACGGCCCGACTCACCAGCCAATCGAGCAACTGGCCAGCCTGCGCTGCACGCCGAACCTCGATACCTGGCGTCCGGCCGACGCCGTTGAATCGGCAGTGAGCTGGAAGTACGCACTGGAGCGCAAGGACGGTCCTTCGGCCCTGATCTTCTCGCGTCAGAACCTGCAGCACCAAACCCGTGACGCCGGCCAGATCGCCGACATCAGCCGTGGTGGTTATGTGCTCAAAGACTGCGCGGGCGAGCCGGAACTGATCCTGATCGCCACCGGTTCGGAAGTCGGCCTGGCCGTCCAGGCCTTCGACAAACTGACCGAGCAGGGCCGCAAGGTTCGTGTGGTTTCCATGCCGTGCACCAGTGTGTTCGATGCCCAGGACGCCGGCTACAAGCAAGCAGTCCTGCCGCTGCAGGTCAGCGCCCGTATCGCCATCGAGGCTTCTCACGCGGACTACTGGTACAAGTACGTGGGCCTGGAAGGCCGCGTGATCGGCATGACTACCTACGGCGAGTCGGCGCCTGCGCCTGCCTTGTTCGAAGAGTTCGGCTTCACTCTGGAAAACATCCTGGGTCAGGCTGAAGAGCTGCTGGAAGACTGA
- a CDS encoding ArsR/SmtB family transcription factor: MNLRVPSIQHDDCDELAALCKAGGDPLRLNVLRALANDSFGVLELAQIFGIGQSGMSHHLKVLAQADLVATRREGNAIFYRRALPHTELLGGKLHAALLEEVDNLTLPADVQSRIAQVHGQRAAASQDFFSRVAEKFRAQQDLIAGLPQYRESVVALLDKLSFDKDATAIEVGPGDGAFLPELARRFSQVTALDNSTAMLELARQVCERDKLTNVSLQLADALNGVSLKADCVVLNMVLHHFAAPADALKHMAHLLQPGGSLLVTELCSHNQSWAKEACGDLWLGFEQDDLARWATAAGLVPGESLYVGLRNGFQIQVRHFQRPAGDTHHR; encoded by the coding sequence ATGAATTTACGCGTGCCTTCCATTCAACATGACGATTGCGATGAGCTGGCGGCCTTGTGCAAGGCTGGCGGCGATCCCCTGCGGTTGAATGTTTTGCGCGCATTGGCCAACGATTCGTTCGGCGTGCTGGAACTGGCGCAGATCTTCGGCATCGGCCAGTCAGGCATGAGCCACCACCTCAAGGTACTGGCACAGGCCGATCTGGTAGCGACGCGCCGCGAAGGCAACGCGATCTTCTACCGTCGCGCCCTGCCCCACACCGAACTGCTGGGCGGCAAATTGCACGCGGCCCTGCTCGAAGAAGTGGACAACCTGACGCTGCCGGCCGACGTACAGTCGCGCATCGCCCAGGTCCATGGGCAACGCGCGGCGGCCAGCCAGGACTTTTTCTCACGGGTAGCGGAGAAGTTTCGCGCCCAGCAAGACTTGATCGCCGGCCTGCCGCAGTACCGCGAAAGCGTGGTTGCACTGCTCGACAAGCTGAGTTTCGACAAAGACGCCACGGCCATTGAAGTCGGCCCCGGCGATGGCGCATTCCTGCCGGAGCTGGCGCGCCGTTTCTCGCAAGTCACGGCGCTGGATAACAGCACCGCGATGCTCGAACTGGCGCGCCAGGTCTGCGAACGCGACAAGCTGACTAACGTTAGCCTGCAACTGGCCGATGCATTGAACGGCGTCAGCCTCAAGGCCGATTGCGTGGTACTGAACATGGTGCTGCACCATTTTGCCGCACCGGCCGATGCGCTCAAGCACATGGCCCACTTGCTGCAACCAGGCGGTAGCCTGTTAGTGACAGAGTTATGTAGCCACAACCAGAGTTGGGCCAAGGAGGCCTGCGGTGATCTCTGGCTGGGGTTTGAACAGGACGATCTGGCCCGTTGGGCCACCGCTGCGGGACTCGTTCCCGGGGAAAGCCTCTATGTAGGCTTACGTAATGGTTTCCAGATCCAGGTCCGCCATTTTCAGCGGCCGGCTGGCGACACTCACCATCGGTAA
- the metK gene encoding methionine adenosyltransferase, with protein MSEYSLFTSESVSEGHPDKIADQISDAVLDAIIAEDKFARVACETLVKTGVAIIAGEVTTSAWVDLEQIVRDVITNIGYTSSDVGFDGATCGVMNIIGKQSPDINQGVDRAKPEDQGAGDQGLMFGYASNETDVLMPAPITFSHQLVQRQAEARKSGLLPWLRPDAKSQVTCRYENGKVVGIDAVVLSTQHNPEVSYNDLREGVMELIVKHVLPAELLSKDTQFHINPTGQFIIGGPVGDCGLTGRKIIVDSYGGMARHGGGAFSGKDPSKVDRSAAYAGRYVAKNIVAAGLAERCEIQVSYAIGVAQPTSISLNTFGTGKISDDKIVKLVREVFDLRPYAITTMLDLLHPMYQETAAYGHFGRTPATKTVGEDTFTTFTWEKTDRADALRSAAGL; from the coding sequence ATGAGCGAATACTCCCTTTTCACCTCCGAGTCCGTGTCTGAAGGGCATCCGGACAAAATCGCCGACCAGATTTCTGATGCGGTGCTGGACGCCATCATTGCTGAAGACAAGTTCGCCCGTGTGGCGTGCGAGACTCTGGTGAAAACGGGCGTGGCCATCATCGCCGGCGAAGTCACCACTTCGGCCTGGGTTGACCTGGAGCAGATCGTTCGTGACGTGATCACCAACATCGGCTACACCAGCTCCGACGTCGGTTTCGACGGCGCCACCTGCGGCGTGATGAACATCATCGGCAAGCAGTCCCCTGACATCAACCAGGGTGTCGACCGTGCCAAGCCTGAAGATCAGGGCGCCGGCGACCAGGGCCTGATGTTCGGCTACGCCAGCAACGAGACCGACGTGCTGATGCCAGCACCGATCACCTTCTCGCACCAGCTGGTACAGCGCCAGGCCGAAGCCCGTAAATCCGGCCTGCTGCCTTGGCTGCGTCCGGACGCCAAGTCGCAAGTCACCTGCCGTTACGAAAACGGCAAGGTTGTCGGTATCGACGCTGTTGTTCTGTCGACCCAGCACAACCCGGAAGTGTCGTACAACGACCTGCGCGAAGGCGTGATGGAGCTGATCGTCAAGCACGTGCTGCCTGCCGAACTGCTGAGCAAAGACACCCAGTTCCACATCAACCCGACCGGCCAGTTCATCATTGGCGGCCCGGTAGGTGACTGCGGCCTGACCGGTCGCAAGATCATCGTCGACAGCTACGGCGGCATGGCCCGTCACGGCGGCGGCGCGTTCTCCGGCAAGGATCCATCGAAGGTTGACCGTTCGGCGGCCTACGCCGGTCGTTACGTGGCCAAGAACATCGTTGCCGCCGGCCTGGCCGAGCGCTGCGAGATTCAGGTTTCCTACGCGATCGGTGTTGCCCAGCCGACGTCGATCTCGTTGAACACCTTCGGCACCGGCAAGATCAGCGATGACAAGATCGTCAAACTGGTCCGCGAGGTGTTCGACCTGCGTCCATACGCGATCACCACCATGCTCGACCTGCTGCACCCGATGTATCAGGAAACCGCTGCGTACGGCCACTTCGGTCGCACCCCGGCAACCAAGACCGTTGGCGAAGACACCTTCACCACGTTCACCTGGGAAAAAACCGACCGCGCCGACGCCCTGCGTTCTGCTGCCGGCCTGTAA
- the ligB gene encoding NAD-dependent DNA ligase LigB, producing MLANPRLFFAFLLIFTCLTANAAECPDWASERALNEVNKLQRQIDLWDDNYHRQGRSLVADELYDQSRARLTQWRHCFNLSPSADPLRTARGTLPHPIAHTGLGKLHDRPAVEKWLRDRMDVWAQPKIDGVAVTLVYRNGLLAQAISRGDGESGQDWTVPARQIPAIPQRLSPARDLIVQGELYWRLTDHVQARAGSLNARASVAGLMARKVLSAEQAAGIDLFVWDWPQGPASVPERAAALTALGFPSTTAYSQPITSVADAERWREYWYRSPLPFASDGVVLRQNQRPAAERWQARSPYWAIAWKYPFAQALAEVRQVHFNIGRTGRITPVLELTPVMLDDRQVKRVNVGSMQRWQALDIRPGDQVAISLAGLTIPRLDSVVLRSSERTELNPPLAADFHSLSCWQPTPDCESQFLARLTWLSSKQGLALPNVGPGTWEKLLATGRLNGLLDWLTLNAQELATIDGFGERSAARLADSFNQARQRPFAHWLKALGLPPTGQVHLGDSWQFLAQRDIEQWQAEAGIGPGRAGQLSAFFRDPQVLALSETLRDAGIDGF from the coding sequence ATGCTTGCCAACCCGCGCCTGTTTTTCGCCTTTCTGCTGATCTTTACCTGCCTGACCGCCAATGCCGCCGAGTGCCCCGACTGGGCCTCGGAGCGCGCCCTGAACGAGGTCAACAAACTGCAACGGCAAATCGACCTCTGGGACGACAACTACCACCGCCAGGGACGCTCACTGGTCGCCGATGAACTCTACGACCAGTCTCGCGCGCGACTCACCCAATGGCGCCACTGCTTCAACCTGAGCCCGTCCGCAGACCCCTTGCGCACTGCGCGCGGTACGTTGCCCCACCCCATCGCCCACACTGGCCTGGGCAAACTGCATGATCGCCCCGCCGTGGAAAAATGGCTGCGTGATCGGATGGACGTCTGGGCCCAACCTAAAATCGATGGCGTGGCGGTGACCCTGGTTTACCGCAACGGTCTGTTGGCCCAGGCAATCAGCCGCGGCGATGGCGAGAGTGGTCAGGACTGGACGGTTCCTGCACGGCAGATTCCGGCCATCCCGCAACGGCTATCGCCGGCCCGGGACTTGATCGTGCAAGGCGAGCTGTATTGGCGCCTGACCGATCACGTGCAGGCCCGGGCCGGCAGCCTCAATGCTCGTGCCTCGGTGGCCGGCCTGATGGCACGCAAGGTGTTGAGCGCCGAACAGGCCGCCGGCATCGATCTGTTTGTCTGGGACTGGCCCCAAGGACCGGCGAGCGTGCCCGAGCGTGCTGCGGCGCTGACTGCGCTGGGCTTCCCGAGTACCACGGCATACAGCCAGCCCATCACGTCCGTCGCCGATGCCGAACGCTGGCGCGAATACTGGTATCGCTCGCCCCTGCCCTTTGCCAGCGATGGCGTGGTCCTGCGCCAGAACCAGCGCCCGGCCGCCGAACGTTGGCAGGCCAGGTCACCCTATTGGGCCATCGCCTGGAAATACCCCTTCGCCCAGGCCCTGGCCGAAGTCCGCCAGGTTCACTTCAACATCGGCCGGACCGGGCGGATCACTCCGGTACTTGAACTGACCCCGGTGATGCTCGATGACCGGCAGGTCAAACGCGTCAATGTCGGTTCGATGCAACGCTGGCAGGCACTGGACATACGTCCCGGTGATCAGGTCGCCATCAGCCTGGCCGGGCTGACCATTCCCAGGCTCGATAGCGTTGTACTGCGCAGCAGCGAACGCACCGAATTGAACCCGCCGCTGGCAGCGGACTTTCACTCGTTGAGTTGCTGGCAACCGACTCCGGACTGTGAGAGCCAGTTTCTCGCGCGCCTGACCTGGCTCAGCAGCAAACAGGGTCTGGCACTACCCAACGTGGGTCCAGGGACTTGGGAAAAACTTCTTGCAACAGGTCGCCTGAACGGTCTGCTGGATTGGTTGACCCTCAATGCCCAAGAGCTTGCTACCATTGACGGTTTCGGCGAGCGCAGTGCGGCTCGTCTTGCAGACAGCTTCAACCAGGCCCGGCAACGTCCGTTCGCACACTGGCTGAAAGCCCTGGGATTGCCGCCGACAGGTCAGGTGCACCTCGGAGATTCATGGCAGTTTCTGGCGCAGCGAGACATCGAACAATGGCAGGCCGAGGCCGGTATCGGGCCAGGACGCGCGGGGCAACTGAGCGCCTTTTTCCGCGATCCGCAGGTCCTGGCCTTGAGTGAAACGTTACGAGATGCCGGGATTGACGGCTTTTAG
- a CDS encoding DUF1090 domain-containing protein codes for MKLLSPLALLTLCCVLATPLMADEEAPGLTGCAAKKQGIINQIELAKVHGNADQQAGLEKALSEVEANCTDASLKKERENKVLDARHEVSKRQADLDKAMSKGDSDKINKRKDKLADARKELQDALDELDK; via the coding sequence ATGAAACTTCTTTCACCGCTCGCCCTGTTGACCCTCTGCTGCGTGCTGGCCACCCCGTTGATGGCGGACGAGGAAGCACCAGGGCTGACCGGTTGCGCCGCCAAGAAGCAAGGCATCATCAACCAGATCGAACTGGCCAAGGTCCACGGCAACGCCGACCAACAGGCAGGCCTGGAAAAAGCCCTGAGCGAAGTCGAAGCGAACTGCACCGACGCCTCGCTGAAGAAGGAACGGGAAAACAAGGTGCTCGACGCCAGGCACGAAGTCAGCAAGCGTCAGGCGGACCTCGACAAAGCCATGAGCAAAGGCGACTCCGACAAGATCAACAAGCGCAAAGACAAACTCGCCGATGCCCGCAAGGAATTGCAGGACGCACTGGATGAGCTGGATAAATAA
- a CDS encoding c-type cytochrome — MTLKRLSVVLLACLTLSACGGVDPNSPLGQRKAIFKQMLKTGEDLGGMLRGRIPFDGPKFAEGSVKLDALSREPWQHFPQVREEDHTSAKSDVWEQQARFQGMARDLESATGELVIASQVQPYKASNLGPAVQKVEDACSACHKAFRDH, encoded by the coding sequence ATGACTCTTAAAAGACTTTCTGTTGTATTGCTGGCCTGCCTGACATTGTCCGCTTGTGGCGGAGTCGACCCTAACTCGCCGCTCGGCCAGCGCAAGGCCATTTTCAAGCAGATGCTCAAGACCGGTGAAGACCTGGGTGGCATGCTGCGTGGGCGCATTCCGTTCGATGGCCCGAAGTTCGCCGAGGGCTCGGTGAAACTCGATGCGCTGTCCCGTGAGCCGTGGCAACACTTTCCGCAGGTCCGCGAGGAAGATCACACCAGCGCCAAGAGTGATGTCTGGGAGCAGCAGGCGCGTTTCCAGGGCATGGCCCGTGATCTTGAATCCGCCACCGGTGAATTGGTGATCGCCAGCCAGGTTCAACCCTACAAGGCCAGCAACCTGGGGCCGGCGGTGCAGAAAGTCGAAGATGCTTGCAGTGCGTGTCATAAGGCGTTTCGGGATCATTGA
- a CDS encoding murein transglycosylase A, producing the protein MNSRFKAWRHSLAWSLPMVALLAGCTGGDNKQPKTHALATYSSATWEALPAVSDTDLEAGFGSWRSACTRLKADPVWGDTCAAAANVPQTASDIRGFLKQNLDVYGLRAANDNPNGLITGYYEPVYPGSLTQTNVANVPVYGVPEDMIIVALDSIYPELKGKRLRGRLEGRVLKPYDDAATIESKGVKAPVVAWLTDPMNLQFLQIQGSGRIQLDNGRQLRIAYADQNGHPYRPIGRWLVEQGELKKEDVTMGAISTWAKANPSRIPELLGSNPSYVFFTRNPDSNEGPRGSLNVPLTAGYSAAVDRKVIPLGSLLWLSTTRPDGTALVRPVAAQDTGGAIAGEVRADLFWGTGDAAGQLAGDMKQQGQIWMLWPKGAALPQVPQVADAVKANP; encoded by the coding sequence ATGAACAGCCGTTTCAAGGCATGGCGTCACAGCCTGGCCTGGAGCCTGCCGATGGTGGCCCTGCTTGCAGGCTGCACCGGTGGCGACAACAAACAACCGAAAACCCATGCCCTGGCCACCTACTCCAGCGCCACCTGGGAAGCGCTGCCAGCGGTGTCCGACACCGATCTGGAAGCCGGTTTCGGTTCTTGGCGCAGCGCCTGCACCCGACTCAAGGCCGACCCGGTCTGGGGCGACACCTGCGCAGCGGCGGCCAATGTGCCGCAAACCGCCAGCGACATTCGCGGCTTCCTCAAGCAGAACCTCGATGTCTATGGCCTGCGTGCCGCCAACGACAACCCCAACGGCTTGATCACCGGCTACTACGAACCGGTCTATCCCGGGAGCCTGACCCAGACCAACGTTGCCAACGTCCCGGTCTATGGCGTCCCCGAGGACATGATCATCGTCGCCCTCGACAGCATTTACCCGGAACTCAAGGGCAAACGCCTGCGTGGTCGACTTGAAGGTCGCGTGCTCAAGCCGTACGACGATGCGGCAACCATCGAAAGCAAAGGGGTCAAGGCCCCGGTCGTGGCCTGGCTGACCGATCCGATGAACCTGCAGTTCTTGCAAATCCAGGGTTCGGGTCGTATCCAGCTCGACAATGGCCGCCAGTTGCGCATTGCTTACGCCGACCAGAACGGCCACCCGTATCGACCGATCGGCCGCTGGCTGGTGGAGCAGGGTGAGTTGAAAAAAGAAGACGTGACCATGGGCGCCATCAGCACCTGGGCCAAGGCCAATCCATCGCGGATTCCCGAACTGCTCGGCAGCAACCCCAGCTATGTGTTCTTCACCCGCAACCCGGACAGCAACGAAGGTCCGCGCGGCTCGCTGAACGTACCGTTGACCGCCGGTTACAGTGCGGCGGTGGATCGCAAGGTGATTCCGCTGGGCAGCCTGTTGTGGCTGTCCACCACCAGACCGGACGGTACCGCACTGGTTCGACCCGTGGCAGCTCAAGACACCGGCGGCGCAATTGCCGGTGAAGTCCGGGCGGATCTGTTCTGGGGTACCGGTGATGCGGCCGGGCAATTGGCCGGGGACATGAAGCAGCAGGGGCAGATCTGGATGCTCTGGCCCAAAGGTGCAGCGTTGCCGCAAGTGCCGCAGGTGGCGGATGCGGTCAAAGCCAATCCTTGA
- a CDS encoding MAPEG family protein, which produces MTVALWCILIAIFLPYLCTAVAKISGGYGLRHNHDPRGFLDSLEGLGKRANAAQLNSFEVTPAFAAAVIVAHLAGNAELVTINVLSVLFITSRLLYIIFYLTDLAALRSLMWFVGMGLIVSFFVVSV; this is translated from the coding sequence ATGACGGTTGCTCTGTGGTGCATTTTGATTGCGATCTTCCTGCCGTATCTGTGCACGGCCGTGGCGAAGATCAGCGGCGGATACGGTTTGAGACACAATCATGATCCACGAGGGTTTCTCGATTCGCTGGAGGGTTTGGGCAAGCGGGCGAATGCGGCGCAGCTGAACAGTTTTGAGGTGACGCCAGCGTTTGCAGCCGCAGTGATTGTGGCGCACCTGGCGGGCAACGCCGAATTGGTGACAATCAATGTGTTGTCGGTGTTGTTCATCACCAGTCGTTTGCTTTACATCATTTTCTATCTGACGGACCTGGCGGCGCTGCGGTCGTTGATGTGGTTCGTCGGGATGGGGCTGATCGTGAGTTTCTTTGTGGTGTCGGTCTGA
- a CDS encoding EamA family transporter, with translation MLATALVLVAALLHAAWNTLIKFSAERLLVVACMDSVALLFVALMLPFLSVPPMEIWPWILASAAFELLYRYLLIQAYRVGDLGLVYPLMRGLSPLVVLALTLIFAGEVLTHQQIFGILLIPFGMLCLLWQGGGGARLPWSMLPVVALIGLCIGCYTYIDGQALRRWSHPLDYLVWVTMLSAWPFPLLAVVRKRPAFMLFWREQWRLGLAVGFCVLFSYALVLWAMQLGSIAEAAALREISVILVVLFGMRYLKEPFGGPRLLACGLVLIGILVMKF, from the coding sequence GTGCTTGCGACGGCGTTGGTGTTGGTGGCGGCGCTGTTGCACGCGGCGTGGAATACCCTGATCAAATTCAGTGCGGAGCGGCTGCTGGTGGTGGCCTGCATGGACAGCGTGGCGCTGCTCTTTGTCGCGCTGATGTTGCCGTTCCTGAGCGTGCCGCCGATGGAGATCTGGCCGTGGATCCTGGCATCGGCGGCGTTCGAGTTGCTCTATCGCTATTTGCTGATCCAGGCCTATCGGGTCGGCGACCTCGGGCTGGTCTATCCATTGATGCGCGGCCTGTCACCGTTGGTGGTGCTGGCGCTGACGCTGATCTTTGCCGGGGAAGTACTGACCCATCAACAGATTTTCGGCATCCTGCTGATCCCGTTCGGCATGCTGTGCCTGCTCTGGCAGGGGGGCGGCGGTGCGCGTTTGCCGTGGTCGATGTTGCCGGTGGTGGCGTTGATCGGCCTGTGCATCGGTTGCTACACCTACATCGACGGGCAGGCATTGCGGCGTTGGTCCCATCCTCTGGATTACCTGGTCTGGGTCACCATGCTCAGTGCCTGGCCGTTTCCGTTGTTGGCAGTGGTACGCAAACGACCCGCGTTCATGCTGTTCTGGCGCGAGCAGTGGCGGTTGGGCCTGGCGGTCGGGTTTTGCGTGTTGTTCAGCTACGCTCTGGTGCTGTGGGCGATGCAATTGGGCTCGATTGCAGAAGCAGCGGCGTTGCGCGAGATCAGCGTGATTCTGGTGGTGCTGTTTGGCATGCGTTACCTCAAAGAACCTTTTGGCGGACCGCGCCTCTTAGCCTGTGGGTTGGTGCTGATTGGCATATTGGTCATGAAATTTTGA